One region of Chlorogloeopsis sp. ULAP01 genomic DNA includes:
- a CDS encoding iron-siderophore ABC transporter substrate-binding protein, which translates to MKLLPIFLSRKWQKRDEPEMCKKLYHVVLLSLLGTLIVFMVSACNNQTADTVTKFDSSFSTANCRVIKYAMGKTCVSINPQRTVVLGSLDYALSLGVKPIGSDGIDNKAYLKDKIAGIENIGAINAPSLEKILALKPDLILGGDFLDGSYSVLSSIAPTILIPFKHSGDWKQFFRRYAQVLGKTAESEQVMNDYYARLEEFKQQIGNQANQLKVSIVRVYPNQVSLYLKDSFCGTIVADAGLSRASSQNLNAEEAKTLFGTEIQYTISREKLQSADGDVIFLWSYGHQNAIAQQSQAQKEKLKADPLWSTLKAVQQNQVYEVPEYWFGDGPIAANAVIDDLFKYLVK; encoded by the coding sequence GTGAAATTACTCCCTATTTTTCTCTCCCGAAAATGGCAAAAGAGAGATGAGCCGGAAATGTGCAAAAAACTCTATCACGTAGTTTTACTATCTTTGCTTGGCACCCTAATTGTTTTTATGGTTTCTGCCTGCAACAACCAAACTGCTGATACTGTAACTAAGTTTGATAGTTCCTTTTCTACGGCAAACTGTCGTGTTATCAAATATGCAATGGGGAAAACTTGCGTTTCCATTAACCCGCAACGTACTGTTGTACTTGGCAGTTTGGATTATGCCCTGAGTCTGGGAGTAAAGCCCATTGGTAGCGATGGAATAGATAACAAAGCTTATCTAAAGGACAAAATTGCAGGGATCGAGAATATTGGGGCAATTAATGCACCGAGTCTAGAAAAAATTTTGGCATTAAAGCCGGATCTCATTTTAGGTGGAGACTTTCTTGATGGTAGCTACAGTGTTCTGTCAAGTATTGCGCCAACAATTTTGATTCCATTTAAACATAGTGGTGATTGGAAACAATTCTTCAGACGCTATGCACAAGTGTTGGGAAAAACAGCAGAATCAGAGCAAGTCATGAACGATTACTATGCGCGACTGGAGGAATTCAAGCAACAAATAGGCAATCAGGCAAACCAACTCAAAGTCTCAATTGTTCGAGTCTATCCAAACCAGGTAAGTCTCTATCTCAAAGATTCTTTTTGTGGCACTATCGTCGCCGATGCGGGGTTATCTCGTGCCTCCTCCCAGAATCTCAACGCAGAGGAAGCTAAAACTTTATTTGGAACTGAAATTCAGTACACAATTAGCCGAGAAAAATTACAAAGTGCTGATGGAGATGTGATTTTCCTCTGGTCTTACGGCCATCAGAATGCGATCGCTCAACAGTCACAAGCGCAAAAGGAAAAACTCAAAGCCGATCCGCTTTGGTCTACCCTCAAAGCAGTGCAACAAAATCAAGTTTACGAAGTGCCAGAATACTGGTTTGGTGATGGCCCGATCGCAGCGAATGCCGTTATTGATGATTTATTTAAGTATCTAGTGAAGTAA
- a CDS encoding TonB-dependent receptor codes for MSHRLQRLVLTTGIVWGLMIHTARAQEGQTPTPIQNISQSSVPNAQLQIQVTGVKVNPTDKGVEVILQTSQGEQLQITNRSAENNFIADIPNAQLRLLSGNAFTFSSQNPVEGITEIKVTNFDANTIRVTVTGKTGLPTVELFDTDEGLILGFIPAATAMQNPTPPTAPLPLPRGGEGEGLEEPSAQQDEPIELVVTGEQDTYTVIDATTATRTNTPLRDIPQSIQVVPEQVLQDQKVIRLDEAVRNVSGVVPDGSFANTRDGFNIRGFSGFFRNILQDGFGITNVGGFNETANLERVEVLKGPASVLYGNLEPGGVINLVTKKPLFEPFYSAEVEIGNYSFYRGALDISDPLNPDKTLRYRLNTVYQNSGSFRDFDQRIQRTFITPVVSWQIGKQTDLTLGFSYLNDERPFDRGLIAIGNGVADIPYHRLLGEPDDVIRLEEVNANYQLEHRFNENWKLRNAFRFLSTDTFDYRAEPVILDEETGELQRNFRSNDDIAKRYGMQTDLTGKFKTGFVEHTLLFGVDLSRTTFEGTQKRLPAGLTPSINIFNPVYNQIPRPNLSELTNVVRDNNNSTNLLGIFLQDQMALTNNLKLVVGGRFDIVDQESKNNLSNTTSNQYDEAFTPRVGMVYQPIQEISLYASYSQSFQPNFATRFDGSFLEPERGQQYEVGIRGEFLNSKLVTNIAAYEITKSNVATTDLANPGFSVAVGEQRSRGIEFDVAGEILPGWNIIASYAYTDAKVTKSNAGLEGNRLSNVPYNAASLWTTYEIQTGNLQGLGFGVGVFFVGEREGDLENTFQVPSYVRTDASIFFRTDNWRAALNFKNLFDVQYIRTTDSFRSAIIPGEPFTVIGTVAVEF; via the coding sequence ATGTCGCATCGACTGCAAAGACTGGTTTTGACGACGGGTATTGTTTGGGGGTTGATGATTCACACAGCAAGAGCACAAGAGGGACAAACGCCTACTCCCATACAAAACATTTCCCAATCTTCAGTTCCCAATGCTCAATTACAAATTCAGGTGACGGGAGTCAAGGTGAATCCCACTGACAAAGGTGTGGAGGTAATTTTACAAACTTCTCAAGGAGAACAGTTGCAAATCACAAATCGCAGTGCCGAAAATAACTTTATTGCAGATATTCCTAATGCTCAACTACGTTTACTCAGTGGTAATGCTTTCACATTCAGTTCCCAAAACCCAGTTGAGGGAATTACTGAGATAAAGGTTACAAACTTTGATGCCAATACTATCAGGGTGACAGTCACGGGTAAAACAGGGTTGCCAACAGTTGAGTTGTTTGACACTGATGAAGGTTTGATTTTAGGTTTTATACCTGCGGCAACTGCAATGCAAAACCCCACCCCACCTACGGCACCCCTCCCCTTACCAAGGGGAGGGGAAGGGGAGGGGTTAGAAGAGCCATCAGCGCAGCAGGATGAACCGATTGAATTGGTAGTAACGGGTGAGCAAGACACATACACCGTAATTGATGCTACAACTGCCACCAGAACTAATACACCGCTACGTGACATCCCCCAATCAATTCAGGTAGTTCCCGAACAGGTGTTGCAAGACCAGAAAGTTATCAGATTAGATGAAGCGGTTCGTAACGTGAGTGGAGTTGTCCCTGATGGAAGTTTTGCTAATACGAGAGACGGCTTTAACATTCGCGGTTTCTCTGGTTTTTTTAGAAACATTTTACAAGATGGTTTTGGTATTACAAATGTTGGTGGGTTCAACGAAACTGCCAATTTGGAGCGAGTAGAAGTCCTCAAGGGCCCAGCTTCAGTTTTGTACGGCAATCTCGAACCAGGAGGAGTGATTAATCTGGTTACTAAAAAACCTTTGTTTGAGCCGTTTTATTCAGCTGAGGTGGAAATAGGAAACTACTCGTTCTATCGAGGTGCATTAGATATATCAGATCCTTTAAATCCTGACAAAACTTTACGCTATCGACTGAATACGGTTTACCAAAACTCAGGTTCTTTCCGCGATTTTGATCAACGTATTCAGCGCACCTTTATTACACCTGTAGTTAGCTGGCAAATCGGCAAGCAAACAGATTTAACTCTGGGATTTAGTTACTTGAACGATGAACGACCTTTTGACCGTGGTTTGATAGCTATTGGTAATGGAGTTGCTGATATCCCCTATCACCGTCTTTTGGGTGAACCAGATGATGTTATTAGGCTAGAAGAAGTTAATGCTAACTATCAGTTAGAGCATCGTTTCAACGAAAATTGGAAACTCCGTAACGCATTTCGATTCCTGTCAACTGATACTTTTGACTACCGTGCCGAGCCAGTTATCCTGGATGAGGAAACGGGAGAATTACAAAGAAATTTCAGATCTAATGATGATATTGCCAAAAGATATGGGATGCAAACCGATTTAACTGGTAAGTTCAAAACTGGTTTTGTAGAACATACTCTTCTATTTGGCGTTGATTTGTCTAGAACTACTTTTGAAGGAACACAAAAACGATTACCAGCAGGTTTGACCCCAAGCATCAATATTTTTAACCCTGTTTACAACCAAATACCAAGACCCAATCTTTCAGAACTGACAAATGTAGTGCGTGATAACAACAATAGTACAAATTTGTTAGGTATCTTTTTGCAAGATCAGATGGCGCTGACGAACAATTTGAAATTGGTAGTTGGTGGACGGTTTGATATTGTAGACCAAGAGAGCAAAAATAATCTAAGTAATACTACATCCAACCAATACGATGAAGCTTTTACTCCCCGTGTTGGTATGGTATACCAACCAATTCAGGAAATCTCGCTCTACGCTAGCTACAGCCAATCATTTCAACCAAATTTTGCCACTAGATTTGATGGTTCTTTCCTAGAACCAGAGCGTGGTCAGCAGTACGAAGTGGGTATTCGAGGTGAATTCCTTAATAGCAAACTGGTAACTAATATAGCAGCCTATGAAATCACTAAGTCCAATGTTGCTACTACAGATCTAGCTAACCCAGGATTCAGTGTTGCTGTAGGGGAACAGAGAAGTAGGGGAATCGAGTTTGATGTTGCCGGAGAGATTCTTCCTGGATGGAATATTATCGCTTCCTATGCCTATACTGATGCCAAAGTTACCAAAAGTAATGCGGGACTTGAGGGCAATAGATTGAGTAACGTTCCTTACAATGCAGCTAGCCTTTGGACTACCTATGAAATTCAAACAGGAAATCTTCAAGGATTAGGGTTTGGAGTTGGGGTATTTTTTGTGGGAGAGCGCGAAGGCGATCTGGAAAATACATTCCAAGTACCTAGCTATGTCCGTACAGACGCATCTATTTTTTTCCGTACAGATAATTGGAGAGCTGCTCTTAATTTCAAAAACCTTTTCGATGTTCAGTACATCCGCACGACTGACAGCTTTAGGTCAGCCATTATTCCTGGTGAGCCTTTTACCGTCATTGGTACAGTAGCAGTAGAGTTTTAA
- a CDS encoding AraC family transcriptional regulator, producing the protein MTISISYQAFWELFREVDETRQNFDPADKFDVIWKYPQELGEGYLRAIKLQQGLELEISSYQLRDNLIMQLPDRPHPVQYSFLFSGSWSSEETSLMPGQYSLCGSGTYPQGSCQQSNEQRFLEINVHINPNIFRVLAGDESGEISQKLHHLIKKPIYECYTRTGTKTPAMQAVLHQILNCPYQGAVKRMYFEGKALELMALLLEQELELQDSSKEDLSLKPDKVECIQYAKEILHKNLNNPPSLMELARLVGLNDCTLKQGFKLVFGTTVFGYLYDLRMEQARLLLQEDRMNVTEVAKAIGYTNSKSFATAFKRKFGISPSDCGQ; encoded by the coding sequence ATGACTATCAGCATCTCGTATCAAGCATTCTGGGAACTGTTTAGGGAAGTTGATGAGACTAGACAAAATTTTGACCCAGCAGATAAGTTTGATGTGATTTGGAAGTATCCTCAAGAACTTGGTGAAGGGTATCTTCGTGCAATTAAATTGCAACAGGGTTTGGAGTTAGAGATATCTAGCTATCAGTTACGAGATAACCTCATCATGCAACTACCAGATCGCCCCCATCCAGTACAATATAGCTTTTTGTTCTCAGGAAGTTGGAGCAGTGAAGAGACTAGTTTGATGCCTGGGCAATATAGCCTTTGTGGTAGTGGTACATATCCACAAGGAAGCTGTCAACAGTCAAATGAGCAAAGATTTTTGGAGATTAATGTACATATAAACCCAAATATATTTCGTGTATTAGCAGGGGATGAGTCAGGAGAAATATCACAAAAATTACACCACTTGATTAAAAAGCCCATTTATGAGTGCTATACCCGAACTGGCACAAAAACTCCAGCAATGCAAGCTGTACTGCACCAAATTTTAAATTGTCCATATCAAGGTGCTGTAAAAAGAATGTATTTTGAAGGGAAAGCTTTAGAGTTGATGGCGTTGCTATTAGAGCAAGAACTAGAATTACAAGACAGTAGCAAAGAAGATTTATCGTTAAAACCCGATAAAGTTGAGTGTATTCAGTACGCTAAGGAAATTTTACACAAAAATTTGAATAATCCCCCTTCTTTGATGGAATTAGCACGGCTAGTCGGTTTGAATGACTGTACGCTAAAACAGGGATTTAAGTTAGTCTTTGGCACAACAGTATTTGGCTATCTCTATGACTTACGGATGGAACAAGCGCGGCTGTTATTACAGGAAGACAGGATGAATGTCACTGAAGTTGCAAAAGCAATAGGATACACTAACAGCAAAAGTTTTGCTACTGCATTTAAACGAAAATTTGGGATCAGTCCTAGCGATTGTGGGCAATAG
- a CDS encoding ABC transporter ATP-binding protein: MKIGLQQYWKLLVDYLKPQKGRVFKFAIALLVSIGLQLVNPQILRYFIDTAVAGGSGQNLLLAALLFIGVALITQVITIAATYYGENVAWRATNALRADLVEHCLRLDLSFHKLSTPGELLERVDGDVHTLSQFFSKFTIQILGNLLLILGIVIVLFAEDWRAGLAIALFALTGLFILIRLRSIAVPYWRTYRQISAEFFGFIGEQLAGMEDIRANGARSYVMQRFHKILQGWLPNYQQARFADTTLWTTTVGIFALGQAIALGVGSYLWTQKIITIGSVYLLYYYTTLLSEPIQQIRDQIEDLQQAEASIYRIQDLFQVKSQLGAGGEKQLPGGALSVTFENVSFSYNERESGTEDLVLQDISFNLPAGHLLGLLGRTGSGKSSLARLLLRLYDPQSGVIRLGGVLIDQTPLIDLPQKVGLVTQDVQLFQTTVRNNLTFFNQNISDERIYETLEILGLSTWLHSLPQGLDTNLGPDSSGLSAGQAQLLAFTRVFLKDPGLVILDEASSRLDPITEKLIEKAVDNLLTGRTGIIIAHRLATVERANQILILEQGQIIEYGKREELIKNPHSRFAQLLQTGLTNLLT, encoded by the coding sequence ATGAAAATTGGACTACAGCAATACTGGAAATTACTCGTAGATTATCTCAAACCTCAAAAGGGAAGGGTTTTCAAGTTTGCGATCGCCCTCCTGGTTAGCATCGGATTACAATTAGTCAACCCCCAAATTCTGCGCTATTTCATTGACACAGCCGTAGCTGGTGGTTCTGGACAAAACTTACTCCTCGCCGCCTTATTATTTATAGGTGTAGCTTTAATCACTCAAGTCATCACAATTGCTGCCACATACTACGGCGAAAACGTTGCTTGGAGAGCCACTAACGCCTTGCGTGCTGATTTAGTTGAGCATTGTTTGAGACTAGATTTATCCTTTCATAAACTCTCTACACCCGGTGAGTTACTAGAACGAGTAGACGGAGACGTTCACACTCTTTCCCAATTTTTCTCGAAATTTACCATTCAAATCTTGGGCAATTTGCTGTTGATATTGGGTATAGTCATCGTCCTGTTTGCAGAAGATTGGCGAGCAGGTTTAGCGATCGCATTGTTTGCCTTGACAGGGCTATTTATCTTAATTCGCCTGCGTTCGATAGCTGTTCCTTATTGGCGAACTTATCGCCAAATCAGTGCCGAGTTTTTTGGTTTCATCGGTGAACAACTCGCGGGGATGGAGGATATTCGAGCCAATGGGGCTAGAAGTTATGTCATGCAACGCTTCCACAAAATTTTGCAAGGCTGGTTGCCTAATTATCAACAAGCACGCTTCGCCGATACAACTCTGTGGACAACAACTGTAGGTATCTTTGCTTTAGGTCAGGCGATCGCTTTGGGTGTAGGTTCTTACCTTTGGACTCAAAAGATTATTACTATCGGTTCAGTATATCTACTGTATTATTACACCACTCTTTTGAGCGAACCAATTCAGCAAATTCGCGACCAAATCGAAGACCTGCAACAAGCAGAAGCCAGTATTTACCGCATTCAAGATTTATTTCAAGTTAAATCTCAACTCGGTGCAGGAGGTGAAAAGCAACTTCCTGGTGGCGCACTTTCCGTAACTTTTGAGAACGTCTCCTTTAGCTACAATGAGCGGGAATCGGGAACTGAGGATTTAGTACTGCAAGATATATCCTTTAATTTACCTGCTGGGCATCTATTGGGTTTACTGGGGCGTACAGGTAGCGGTAAATCTTCCCTAGCGCGGTTATTACTGAGGCTATATGACCCTCAATCAGGCGTAATTCGGTTGGGAGGTGTACTTATTGACCAAACTCCCTTAATAGATTTACCTCAAAAAGTGGGATTAGTCACTCAGGATGTACAACTATTTCAAACTACAGTTCGGAATAATCTCACCTTTTTTAACCAGAACATTAGCGACGAACGCATCTATGAAACCTTAGAAATATTGGGATTATCAACATGGTTGCACTCATTACCCCAAGGCTTAGATACAAACTTGGGGCCAGATAGCAGCGGTTTATCTGCGGGACAAGCACAGTTACTAGCATTTACGCGAGTGTTTCTCAAAGATCCCGGTTTAGTGATTCTAGATGAAGCCTCTTCTCGCCTCGATCCCATTACAGAGAAACTCATTGAAAAAGCTGTAGACAATTTATTAACTGGACGTACAGGCATTATTATTGCCCATCGTTTAGCAACTGTAGAAAGAGCCAATCAAATCTTAATTTTGGAACAAGGTCAAATTATTGAATACGGTAAACGAGAAGAATTAATAAAAAATCCTCACTCACGTTTTGCTCAATTATTACAAACTGGTCTAACCAATTTATTAACCTAA
- a CDS encoding ferritin-like domain-containing protein, which translates to MTNHKIAGFDLPHAHTQDKLHRVLSSALESRLGKVIRVGAGEQGSRGATRQSGKFFSLSGCPLVPLSSYWDAKHFGLNRVKIFREACVEEQIEILQLCNLGLLEEAYFIEQAGVGYMAKMVTLAETTEERMLYALFSGDEVTHLAQISQFIDTSELVGTDDPFLRLLGDLVENPDKSVLLFILQVVLEGWGLSHYRSLAKDCHSSDLSAVLWGFLQDESRHHSTGVTLFDRVAVTKSSQQTMIETLALFLQMVQVGPQSVVAAIEKVKGYLSPAQKVKIFEELDTEIHSGTRLQLLRSLMRSPNAEVIVEELEVRGAFQPFPANKCVFSGVSS; encoded by the coding sequence ATGACTAATCATAAAATTGCCGGATTTGATTTACCCCATGCACATACACAAGACAAGTTGCATCGCGTGCTATCTTCAGCACTCGAAAGTAGATTAGGGAAGGTAATAAGAGTGGGAGCAGGGGAGCAGGGGAGCAGGGGAGCAACAAGGCAGAGTGGAAAGTTTTTCTCCTTGTCTGGTTGTCCCCTTGTCCCTTTGTCCTCTTATTGGGATGCTAAACATTTTGGTTTAAATAGAGTCAAAATTTTTAGAGAAGCCTGTGTAGAGGAACAGATAGAAATTCTACAGCTTTGTAATTTGGGACTGCTAGAAGAAGCTTACTTTATTGAACAAGCTGGTGTGGGATACATGGCAAAAATGGTAACGCTGGCAGAAACTACTGAGGAGCGAATGCTGTACGCTCTTTTCAGTGGTGATGAAGTTACCCATCTGGCGCAGATTAGTCAATTTATAGATACTTCAGAACTTGTAGGAACGGATGATCCATTCTTGCGCTTGCTTGGTGATTTAGTTGAAAACCCTGATAAATCAGTGCTGTTGTTTATACTGCAAGTTGTACTAGAAGGATGGGGTTTAAGCCATTACCGCAGTCTTGCCAAAGACTGTCACAGTTCAGATTTAAGTGCGGTGTTGTGGGGGTTTCTGCAAGACGAGAGTCGCCATCACAGTACGGGCGTGACTTTGTTTGATCGGGTAGCTGTGACTAAATCCAGCCAACAAACGATGATTGAAACGCTAGCATTATTTTTACAGATGGTGCAAGTGGGGCCTCAAAGTGTGGTTGCAGCAATTGAAAAAGTGAAAGGATATCTCTCCCCAGCACAGAAAGTCAAGATTTTTGAAGAATTAGATACAGAAATTCATAGTGGGACTCGTTTGCAACTTTTGCGATCGCTTATGCGTTCTCCAAATGCAGAAGTAATAGTCGAAGAACTAGAGGTGCGGGGAGCATTCCAGCCTTTTCCAGCAAATAAATGTGTATTTTCAGGAGTTAGCAGTTAG
- a CDS encoding sucrase ferredoxin — MNISINKTRNNCHFCSEISQANGENPIGSAIVVEQYLIIEAAQPWPINIWIEPNPMPQGVLEALNFVWQCGGKIRQLAIAPDKEYSHPDYTRVLYYRRPAKFFAQFEKHEFIVPHALVGSLALALLKQPEELPNFIQYRQQTNHIRELLVCTHGNVDAACSRFGYPIYQKLRSEYAAANSNLRVWRCSHFGGHQFAPTLVDLPQGQYWGHLQPEILDLLVRRNGSVRELYPYYRGWGGLSKFEQIAEREIWMQEGWRWLEYHKAGQVLASDEINKEWADVRIDFTTVDGSISSAYEARVEVKGSVITAWNSAQQPSLEEVKQYRVSSLVKLA; from the coding sequence ATGAATATCTCTATCAACAAGACTCGCAACAATTGCCATTTCTGTTCCGAGATATCCCAAGCAAATGGTGAAAATCCCATCGGTTCAGCCATAGTTGTAGAACAATACTTAATTATTGAAGCTGCACAACCCTGGCCAATTAACATTTGGATTGAGCCTAACCCCATGCCGCAGGGTGTATTAGAAGCATTGAATTTTGTTTGGCAGTGTGGTGGAAAAATTCGACAACTAGCGATCGCACCAGACAAAGAATACTCTCATCCAGATTACACTCGTGTATTATACTATCGCCGACCAGCCAAATTTTTTGCCCAATTTGAGAAGCACGAGTTTATCGTACCTCATGCTTTAGTTGGCTCTTTGGCATTAGCTTTACTCAAACAACCAGAAGAACTACCAAATTTTATACAGTATCGCCAACAAACAAACCACATTCGAGAGTTACTCGTTTGCACCCATGGCAATGTTGATGCGGCTTGTAGCAGATTTGGTTATCCAATTTATCAAAAATTGCGTTCTGAATACGCTGCTGCAAACAGTAACCTGCGTGTTTGGCGATGCAGTCATTTTGGTGGACACCAGTTTGCCCCTACCTTAGTTGATTTACCCCAAGGACAATACTGGGGACATTTGCAGCCAGAAATTTTAGATTTATTAGTACGACGTAATGGTTCCGTGAGAGAACTTTACCCATACTACCGGGGATGGGGTGGTTTATCTAAATTTGAACAAATTGCCGAACGAGAGATTTGGATGCAAGAAGGCTGGAGGTGGCTCGAATATCATAAAGCAGGTCAAGTTTTAGCAAGTGATGAAATTAACAAAGAATGGGCTGATGTTCGCATTGATTTCACTACGGTGGATGGAAGTATCAGCAGTGCTTATGAAGCGAGGGTAGAGGTCAAAGGCTCTGTAATCACAGCCTGGAACTCAGCACAACAGCCATCTTTAGAGGAAGTCAAGCAGTATCGCGTCAGTAGTCTAGTGAAATTGGCATGA